From one Ctenopharyngodon idella isolate HZGC_01 chromosome 15, HZGC01, whole genome shotgun sequence genomic stretch:
- the LOC127495488 gene encoding uncharacterized protein LOC127495488 isoform X2 has protein sequence MNYSRRVAIWLFALSVQIIQSCAYCGRLEMISVWLLFLKLLRATAGVRRLYGSELNEGISTSVNQQQKEQKYLSETVTMETSQLSEMADLTDCKMDPGCTEDTEEVNECFVTYFPECLDTRKSNPHEDLDGQGNTGITNESDSSGESDGSKESQESIMVKVNEEEQPNGTESLTSESHEDPNLNDQPEEEMEIINSDEAQEEEHNEHEERVEAEEESVLEQQMNELVISEIQTETCPDMDRDDLSDCLLVEMAIISSDSDAEEPWRSLVPPAVDKEEIEENGDLLGMDEAEVNPEDQSRQEDTEVIDSNAEPEDEALALNIIESEILEQPECPTECELQDISLDSSVHYCSLTKIAEDEDELGKTSKHNLQRLSCSTSELDKKLPQDFCVVQEIKSENVSTEHLDFRVARKQWQKMEEQTKGLVHRPVMKQGSCQGGHSFMYTPVRNIDRPRRDPDIESLGLGDYQYTQFSPCSEDSGLDDTSYRSPYDEPETPVEREIREALEREENFRRERAMAKMTAGDATQVQPRPSVLHQSRSEPGEKGRMFDTPEDRCRSQRSPSTRTPTLSITASSGKSPTYHEMTANNVIILEPDSYPTSPRNRGKGGLLSPGTSGFQEWSSDMNNVIILETSNLIIRSASEFCLSTACQETQESTFQNNPFFKLRSHSTQSLVDQEIKLVRQREEELRRQRAQLYVKERYDTVLVSPSQLQNFNYERPGEVPAKSKSSPSSPSKTRKMDRSALSCDQKFYR, from the exons ATGAATTACTCGCGACGCGTCGCCATTTGGTTATTCGCGTTATCTGTGCAAATTATTCAGTCATGTGCGTATTGCGGTAGATTGGAGATGATATCCGTTTGGCTCCTCTTTTTAAAGCTGCTG AGAGCCACAGCTGGTGTGCGAAGGTTATATGGAAGTGAACTAAATGAAGGCATAAGCACCTCTGTAAATCAGCAACAAAAAGAGCAGAAATACCTCTCTGAAACAGTCACCATGGAGACCAGCCAGCTTTCAGAAATGGCTGATCTAACAGACTGTAAAATGGATCCTGGGTGTACAGAGGACACTGAGGAGGTAAATGAATGTTTTGTCACATATTTCCCAGAGTGCCTGGATACCAGAAAGAGCAACCCCCATGAAGACCTCGATGGGCAAGGCAACACAGGCATAACCAATGAAAGTGATAGCTCAGGTGAATCTGATGGGAGCAAAGAATCTCAAGAAAGCATTATGGTCAAGGTCAATGAAGAAGAACAGCCAAATGGTACAGAATCTTTGACCTCTGAGTCTCATGAAGACCCTAACCTGAATGACCAACCAGAAGAGGAAATGGAAATCATCAATTCTGATGAGGCCCAGGAGGAAGAACACAATGAACATGAGGAGAGGGTGGAGGCAGAAGAAGAATCTGTGCTGGAGCAACAAATGAATGAGCTAGTGATTTCTGAAATCCAGACTGAAACTTGTCCGGATATGGATCGAGATGACCTGAGTGACTGTCTGCTTGTGGAAATGGCTATCATTTCATCAGACAGTGATGCTGAGGAGCCATGGAGATCTTTAGTTCCACCAGCTGTTGACAAAGAAGAGATTGAAGAGAACGGTGATCTCCTGGGTATGGATGAAGCAGAGGTAAACCCGGAAGACCAATCAAGGCAGGAAGACACTGAAGTGATTGATAGCAATGCTGAACCTGAAGATGAAGCCCTGGCTTTGAACATTATTGAAAGTGAGATTCTAGAACAACCAGAGTGTCCCACTGAATGTGAGCTGCAAGATATTTCTTTGGACTCCTCTGTCCATTACTGCAGCTTAACAAAGATTGCAGAGGACGAAGATGAGCTTGGGAAAACTTCAAAGCACAACCTCCAGCGCCTGTCTTGTTCAACTTCAGAGCTCGACAAGAAGTTGCCGCAGGACTTCTGCGTGGTTCAGGAAATAAAGAGCGAGAACGTCAGCACAGAGCATCTGGATTTCAGGGTGGCTCGCAAGCAATGGCAGAAGATGGAAGAGCAAACCAAGGGTCTGGTGCACCGGCCAGTGATGAAGCAGGGATCTTGCCAAGGTGGGCACAGCTTCATGTATACGCCTGTCCGCAACATTGATCGCCCCAGAAGAGACCCTGACATAGAAAGTCTCGGTCTGGGGGATTACCAGTACACTCAATTCAGCCCCTGTTCGGAGGACTCTGGTCTGGACGACACAAGCTACAGGTCCCCTTACGATGAGCCGGAGACTCCAGTGGAGCGGGAGATCCGTGAAGCTCTCGAACGAGAGGAGAATTTCAGACGAGAGAGGGCAATGGCAAAGATGACTGCTGGTGACGCTACACAAGTTCAACCCAGGCCTAGTGTTCTTCACCAAAGCAGATCAGAGCCTGGGGAGAAAGGACGGATGTTTGACACACCGGAGGACAGATGCAGGTCTCAGAGGTCCCCTAGTACAAGAACTCCAACTTTGTCTATCACTGCTTCTTCTGGAAAAAGTCCCACATACCATGAAATGACCGCCAATAATGTCATTATACTCGAGCCGGATTCGTACCCCACCAGTCCACGGAATCGAGGGAAAGGTGGGCTGCTCTCTCCAGGCACGAGCGGTTTCCAAGAATGGTCATCAGACATGAACAACGTGATCATCCTGGAGACATCGAATCTCATCATTCGAAGTGCCTCGGAATTCTGCCTGAGCACTGCATGTCAAGAGACACAAGAGAGCACGTTTCAGAACAATCCCTTCTTCAAACTGCGCTCTCACAGCACGCAGTCTCTGGTGGATCAGGAGATAAAGTTGGTGAGgcaaagagaagaggagcttaggAGGCAGAGAGCACAACTATATGTAAAGGAGAGATATGACACGGTCCTCGTGTCCCCCAGCCAACTGCAGAATTTCAATTACGAGAGACCAG GAGAGGTACCAGCAAAATCTAAGTCATCCCCCTCATCTCCATCGAAGACACGCAAAATGGATCGCTCCGCTTTGTCCTGCGACCAGAAG TTTTACAGGTGA
- the LOC127495488 gene encoding uncharacterized protein LOC127495488 isoform X1: MNYSRRVAIWLFALSVQIIQSCAYCGRLEMISVWLLFLKLLRATAGVRRLYGSELNEGISTSVNQQQKEQKYLSETVTMETSQLSEMADLTDCKMDPGCTEDTEEVNECFVTYFPECLDTRKSNPHEDLDGQGNTGITNESDSSGESDGSKESQESIMVKVNEEEQPNGTESLTSESHEDPNLNDQPEEEMEIINSDEAQEEEHNEHEERVEAEEESVLEQQMNELVISEIQTETCPDMDRDDLSDCLLVEMAIISSDSDAEEPWRSLVPPAVDKEEIEENGDLLGMDEAEVNPEDQSRQEDTEVIDSNAEPEDEALALNIIESEILEQPECPTECELQDISLDSSVHYCSLTKIAEDEDELGKTSKHNLQRLSCSTSELDKKLPQDFCVVQEIKSENVSTEHLDFRVARKQWQKMEEQTKGLVHRPVMKQGSCQGGHSFMYTPVRNIDRPRRDPDIESLGLGDYQYTQFSPCSEDSGLDDTSYRSPYDEPETPVEREIREALEREENFRRERAMAKMTAGDATQVQPRPSVLHQSRSEPGEKGRMFDTPEDRCRSQRSPSTRTPTLSITASSGKSPTYHEMTANNVIILEPDSYPTSPRNRGKGGLLSPGTSGFQEWSSDMNNVIILETSNLIIRSASEFCLSTACQETQESTFQNNPFFKLRSHSTQSLVDQEIKLVRQREEELRRQRAQLYVKERYDTVLVSPSQLQNFNYERPGEVPAKSKSSPSSPSKTRKMDRSALSCDQKFPEAPYPRVRRKSALAQRWEAGIFANHQQQD; the protein is encoded by the exons ATGAATTACTCGCGACGCGTCGCCATTTGGTTATTCGCGTTATCTGTGCAAATTATTCAGTCATGTGCGTATTGCGGTAGATTGGAGATGATATCCGTTTGGCTCCTCTTTTTAAAGCTGCTG AGAGCCACAGCTGGTGTGCGAAGGTTATATGGAAGTGAACTAAATGAAGGCATAAGCACCTCTGTAAATCAGCAACAAAAAGAGCAGAAATACCTCTCTGAAACAGTCACCATGGAGACCAGCCAGCTTTCAGAAATGGCTGATCTAACAGACTGTAAAATGGATCCTGGGTGTACAGAGGACACTGAGGAGGTAAATGAATGTTTTGTCACATATTTCCCAGAGTGCCTGGATACCAGAAAGAGCAACCCCCATGAAGACCTCGATGGGCAAGGCAACACAGGCATAACCAATGAAAGTGATAGCTCAGGTGAATCTGATGGGAGCAAAGAATCTCAAGAAAGCATTATGGTCAAGGTCAATGAAGAAGAACAGCCAAATGGTACAGAATCTTTGACCTCTGAGTCTCATGAAGACCCTAACCTGAATGACCAACCAGAAGAGGAAATGGAAATCATCAATTCTGATGAGGCCCAGGAGGAAGAACACAATGAACATGAGGAGAGGGTGGAGGCAGAAGAAGAATCTGTGCTGGAGCAACAAATGAATGAGCTAGTGATTTCTGAAATCCAGACTGAAACTTGTCCGGATATGGATCGAGATGACCTGAGTGACTGTCTGCTTGTGGAAATGGCTATCATTTCATCAGACAGTGATGCTGAGGAGCCATGGAGATCTTTAGTTCCACCAGCTGTTGACAAAGAAGAGATTGAAGAGAACGGTGATCTCCTGGGTATGGATGAAGCAGAGGTAAACCCGGAAGACCAATCAAGGCAGGAAGACACTGAAGTGATTGATAGCAATGCTGAACCTGAAGATGAAGCCCTGGCTTTGAACATTATTGAAAGTGAGATTCTAGAACAACCAGAGTGTCCCACTGAATGTGAGCTGCAAGATATTTCTTTGGACTCCTCTGTCCATTACTGCAGCTTAACAAAGATTGCAGAGGACGAAGATGAGCTTGGGAAAACTTCAAAGCACAACCTCCAGCGCCTGTCTTGTTCAACTTCAGAGCTCGACAAGAAGTTGCCGCAGGACTTCTGCGTGGTTCAGGAAATAAAGAGCGAGAACGTCAGCACAGAGCATCTGGATTTCAGGGTGGCTCGCAAGCAATGGCAGAAGATGGAAGAGCAAACCAAGGGTCTGGTGCACCGGCCAGTGATGAAGCAGGGATCTTGCCAAGGTGGGCACAGCTTCATGTATACGCCTGTCCGCAACATTGATCGCCCCAGAAGAGACCCTGACATAGAAAGTCTCGGTCTGGGGGATTACCAGTACACTCAATTCAGCCCCTGTTCGGAGGACTCTGGTCTGGACGACACAAGCTACAGGTCCCCTTACGATGAGCCGGAGACTCCAGTGGAGCGGGAGATCCGTGAAGCTCTCGAACGAGAGGAGAATTTCAGACGAGAGAGGGCAATGGCAAAGATGACTGCTGGTGACGCTACACAAGTTCAACCCAGGCCTAGTGTTCTTCACCAAAGCAGATCAGAGCCTGGGGAGAAAGGACGGATGTTTGACACACCGGAGGACAGATGCAGGTCTCAGAGGTCCCCTAGTACAAGAACTCCAACTTTGTCTATCACTGCTTCTTCTGGAAAAAGTCCCACATACCATGAAATGACCGCCAATAATGTCATTATACTCGAGCCGGATTCGTACCCCACCAGTCCACGGAATCGAGGGAAAGGTGGGCTGCTCTCTCCAGGCACGAGCGGTTTCCAAGAATGGTCATCAGACATGAACAACGTGATCATCCTGGAGACATCGAATCTCATCATTCGAAGTGCCTCGGAATTCTGCCTGAGCACTGCATGTCAAGAGACACAAGAGAGCACGTTTCAGAACAATCCCTTCTTCAAACTGCGCTCTCACAGCACGCAGTCTCTGGTGGATCAGGAGATAAAGTTGGTGAGgcaaagagaagaggagcttaggAGGCAGAGAGCACAACTATATGTAAAGGAGAGATATGACACGGTCCTCGTGTCCCCCAGCCAACTGCAGAATTTCAATTACGAGAGACCAG GAGAGGTACCAGCAAAATCTAAGTCATCCCCCTCATCTCCATCGAAGACACGCAAAATGGATCGCTCCGCTTTGTCCTGCGACCAGAAG TTCCCTGAGGCTCCTTACCCTCGAGTCAGACGAAAAAGTGCCCTGGCCCAGAGGTGGGAGGCAGGTATCTTTGCCAATCATCAGCAACAAGACTGA
- the LOC127495488 gene encoding uncharacterized protein LOC127495488 isoform X3: protein MTRATAGVRRLYGSELNEGISTSVNQQQKEQKYLSETVTMETSQLSEMADLTDCKMDPGCTEDTEEVNECFVTYFPECLDTRKSNPHEDLDGQGNTGITNESDSSGESDGSKESQESIMVKVNEEEQPNGTESLTSESHEDPNLNDQPEEEMEIINSDEAQEEEHNEHEERVEAEEESVLEQQMNELVISEIQTETCPDMDRDDLSDCLLVEMAIISSDSDAEEPWRSLVPPAVDKEEIEENGDLLGMDEAEVNPEDQSRQEDTEVIDSNAEPEDEALALNIIESEILEQPECPTECELQDISLDSSVHYCSLTKIAEDEDELGKTSKHNLQRLSCSTSELDKKLPQDFCVVQEIKSENVSTEHLDFRVARKQWQKMEEQTKGLVHRPVMKQGSCQGGHSFMYTPVRNIDRPRRDPDIESLGLGDYQYTQFSPCSEDSGLDDTSYRSPYDEPETPVEREIREALEREENFRRERAMAKMTAGDATQVQPRPSVLHQSRSEPGEKGRMFDTPEDRCRSQRSPSTRTPTLSITASSGKSPTYHEMTANNVIILEPDSYPTSPRNRGKGGLLSPGTSGFQEWSSDMNNVIILETSNLIIRSASEFCLSTACQETQESTFQNNPFFKLRSHSTQSLVDQEIKLVRQREEELRRQRAQLYVKERYDTVLVSPSQLQNFNYERPGEVPAKSKSSPSSPSKTRKMDRSALSCDQKFPEAPYPRVRRKSALAQRWEAGIFANHQQQD, encoded by the exons AGAGCCACAGCTGGTGTGCGAAGGTTATATGGAAGTGAACTAAATGAAGGCATAAGCACCTCTGTAAATCAGCAACAAAAAGAGCAGAAATACCTCTCTGAAACAGTCACCATGGAGACCAGCCAGCTTTCAGAAATGGCTGATCTAACAGACTGTAAAATGGATCCTGGGTGTACAGAGGACACTGAGGAGGTAAATGAATGTTTTGTCACATATTTCCCAGAGTGCCTGGATACCAGAAAGAGCAACCCCCATGAAGACCTCGATGGGCAAGGCAACACAGGCATAACCAATGAAAGTGATAGCTCAGGTGAATCTGATGGGAGCAAAGAATCTCAAGAAAGCATTATGGTCAAGGTCAATGAAGAAGAACAGCCAAATGGTACAGAATCTTTGACCTCTGAGTCTCATGAAGACCCTAACCTGAATGACCAACCAGAAGAGGAAATGGAAATCATCAATTCTGATGAGGCCCAGGAGGAAGAACACAATGAACATGAGGAGAGGGTGGAGGCAGAAGAAGAATCTGTGCTGGAGCAACAAATGAATGAGCTAGTGATTTCTGAAATCCAGACTGAAACTTGTCCGGATATGGATCGAGATGACCTGAGTGACTGTCTGCTTGTGGAAATGGCTATCATTTCATCAGACAGTGATGCTGAGGAGCCATGGAGATCTTTAGTTCCACCAGCTGTTGACAAAGAAGAGATTGAAGAGAACGGTGATCTCCTGGGTATGGATGAAGCAGAGGTAAACCCGGAAGACCAATCAAGGCAGGAAGACACTGAAGTGATTGATAGCAATGCTGAACCTGAAGATGAAGCCCTGGCTTTGAACATTATTGAAAGTGAGATTCTAGAACAACCAGAGTGTCCCACTGAATGTGAGCTGCAAGATATTTCTTTGGACTCCTCTGTCCATTACTGCAGCTTAACAAAGATTGCAGAGGACGAAGATGAGCTTGGGAAAACTTCAAAGCACAACCTCCAGCGCCTGTCTTGTTCAACTTCAGAGCTCGACAAGAAGTTGCCGCAGGACTTCTGCGTGGTTCAGGAAATAAAGAGCGAGAACGTCAGCACAGAGCATCTGGATTTCAGGGTGGCTCGCAAGCAATGGCAGAAGATGGAAGAGCAAACCAAGGGTCTGGTGCACCGGCCAGTGATGAAGCAGGGATCTTGCCAAGGTGGGCACAGCTTCATGTATACGCCTGTCCGCAACATTGATCGCCCCAGAAGAGACCCTGACATAGAAAGTCTCGGTCTGGGGGATTACCAGTACACTCAATTCAGCCCCTGTTCGGAGGACTCTGGTCTGGACGACACAAGCTACAGGTCCCCTTACGATGAGCCGGAGACTCCAGTGGAGCGGGAGATCCGTGAAGCTCTCGAACGAGAGGAGAATTTCAGACGAGAGAGGGCAATGGCAAAGATGACTGCTGGTGACGCTACACAAGTTCAACCCAGGCCTAGTGTTCTTCACCAAAGCAGATCAGAGCCTGGGGAGAAAGGACGGATGTTTGACACACCGGAGGACAGATGCAGGTCTCAGAGGTCCCCTAGTACAAGAACTCCAACTTTGTCTATCACTGCTTCTTCTGGAAAAAGTCCCACATACCATGAAATGACCGCCAATAATGTCATTATACTCGAGCCGGATTCGTACCCCACCAGTCCACGGAATCGAGGGAAAGGTGGGCTGCTCTCTCCAGGCACGAGCGGTTTCCAAGAATGGTCATCAGACATGAACAACGTGATCATCCTGGAGACATCGAATCTCATCATTCGAAGTGCCTCGGAATTCTGCCTGAGCACTGCATGTCAAGAGACACAAGAGAGCACGTTTCAGAACAATCCCTTCTTCAAACTGCGCTCTCACAGCACGCAGTCTCTGGTGGATCAGGAGATAAAGTTGGTGAGgcaaagagaagaggagcttaggAGGCAGAGAGCACAACTATATGTAAAGGAGAGATATGACACGGTCCTCGTGTCCCCCAGCCAACTGCAGAATTTCAATTACGAGAGACCAG GAGAGGTACCAGCAAAATCTAAGTCATCCCCCTCATCTCCATCGAAGACACGCAAAATGGATCGCTCCGCTTTGTCCTGCGACCAGAAG TTCCCTGAGGCTCCTTACCCTCGAGTCAGACGAAAAAGTGCCCTGGCCCAGAGGTGGGAGGCAGGTATCTTTGCCAATCATCAGCAACAAGACTGA